A genome region from Danio aesculapii chromosome 2, fDanAes4.1, whole genome shotgun sequence includes the following:
- the LOC130238516 gene encoding uncharacterized protein LOC130238516, which yields MGESLFVLLLLSGLSWSSSAVSRQYHYMNLRMSRSDARSYYRERFTDLATVDTMDDVNRLINSVDAGYNGSVWIGLKRGTEKRWVWSNGEDTIAQYNDWGPGEPVSGNDCVFLNRTWLTANCSDLRGSLCIDDTGQQANHPRVQDLVTVSACQEMILGNGLHTAVTYSSLLSAMEITERLKSMELESNSKISWIKSKDGEVFHQEINHTEKCHAMFSQNQNLDILVNIYPGLSWSSSAVSRQYNYMNLRMSWSDAQNYCRERFTDLATVDTMDDVNRLINSVDAGYNGSVWIGLKRGTQKRWVWSFGDDTIAQYNDWGPGEPVSGNDCVYLNRTWLTAKCSDLRGSLCVNSRGNYGIILLDQSWSEAQTYCRQNSLDLVTIRSADQEISLVKIVIKYTHLWIGLYRDSWEWSDKWNRSFRYWAPGQPSQSAGSADCVGMSRNDSGQWAPYSCDLQQPFICYGDDKLIRKQTVRLKLSCDGNCKLNDSSLQTAVLNQVTKRLKSMELESSSKISWIKSKDGEVFHQQNNHTEKCHAMFSQIQNLDIFKSIWLQTGTGNLRQAVLDTCIK from the exons ATGGGTGAGAGTCTGTTTGTGCTGCTTCTGCTGTCAG GGCTCTCCTGGAGCAGTTCTGCTGTTTCTCGTCAGTATCATTATATGAACCTGCGAATGTCGCGGTCAGATGCTCGGAGTTACTACAGAGAGAGATTCACTGATCTGGCTACTGTAGACACTATGGATGATGTGAACAGGCTGATAAATTCAGTGGATGCTGGATACAATGGATCAGTGTGGATTGGCCTGAAAAGAGGGACAGAGAAACGCTGGGTTTGGTCGAATGGAGAAGACACAATCGCACAGTACAATGACTGGGGTCCAGGAGAGCCCGTCAGTGGAAATGATTGTGTTTTTCTTAACCGAACTTGGTTGACAGCTAATTGTTCAGATCTGAGGGGCTCCTTATGCATTGATG ATACTGGGCAGCAGGCCAACCATCCCAGAGTgcaggatctggtgactgtgtcgGCATGTCAAGAAATGATTCTGGGCAATGGGCTCCATACAGCTGTGACCTACAGCAGCCTTTTATCTGCTATGGAG ATAACCGAAAGGCTGAAGAGCATGGAGCTGGAAAGTAACAGCAAAATAAGCTGGATAAAGAGTAAAGACGGAGAGGTGTTTCATCAGGAAATCAATCACACGGAAAA ATGTCATGCCATGTTCAGTCAAAACCAAAACCTGGATATTTTAGTCAACATATATCCTG GGCTCTCCTGGAGCAGTTCTGCTGTTTCTCGTCAATATAACTATATGAACCTGCGAATGTCCTGGTCAGATGCTCAGAATTACTGCAGAGAGAGATTCACTGATCTGGCTACTGTAGACACCATGGATGATGTGAACAGGCTGATAAATTCAGTGGATGCTGGATACAATGGATCAGTATGGATTGGACTTAAAAGAGGGACACAGAAACGCTGGGTTTGGTCATTTGGAGATGATACAATCGCACAGTACAATGACTGGGGTCCAGGAgaaccagtcagtggaaatgattGTGTTTATCTCAACCGAACTTGGTTGACAGCTAAATGTTCGGATCTGAGGGGCTCCTTATGCGTCAATT CAAGAGGTAACTATGGCATAATATTACTTGATCAAAGCTGGTCAGAGGCACAGACTTATTGCAGACAGAATTCCCTGGATCTGGTTACCATTAGGAGCGCAGATCAAGAAATCAGTTTAGTCAAAATAGTGATCAAGTATACCCATCTTTGGATTGGTCTGTACCGGGACTCTTGGGAATGGTCAGACAAATGGAATCGCTCCTTCAGATACTGGGCACCTGGTCAACCATCCCAGAGTGCAGGATCTGCTGACTGTGTCGGCATGTCAAGAAATGATTCAGGGCAATGGGCTCCATACAGCTGTGATCTACAGCAGCCGTTTATCTGCTATGGAG ATGATAAGTTAATCAGAAAGCAGACTGTCAGACTGAAATTGTCCTGTGATGGAAATTGCAAACTGAATGATTCTTCACTCCAGACTGCCGTTCTGAATCAG GTAACCAAAAGGCTGAAGAGCATGGAGCTGGAAAGTAGCAGCAAAATAAGCTGGATAAAGAGTAAAGACGGAGAGGTGTTTCATCAGCAAAACAACCATACGGAAAA